A stretch of Christensenellaceae bacterium DNA encodes these proteins:
- the xerD_2 gene encoding tyrosine recombinase XerD, whose product MLLKDLLMEYVFNCQCRKLSDKTVDNYRKQIEYLLRYLATEHHITMLEDVEPRHIKGFLMEKTNAGRKPQYVNDLLKAYKCYFKYAYEEHYIDTLLTERIRNLRQPKVIIKTFTNIEIKKMIDYYNGFDFLTLRNKAILCMLFDTGMRLNEILTLQDTQLKQDFILVHGKGNKERVVPKSPFLAKVLFKYLNARNSYFQYRVLPPNVFVSRRAKPLTHEMIERVVKDAGKFAKVSKEVRISPHTCRHTYAQVQLRNGLDLYTLSRLMGHESIAITQRYLEGIKDREVVEAAMKTSPLMNL is encoded by the coding sequence ATGCTGTTGAAAGATTTATTGATGGAGTATGTGTTTAACTGCCAATGCCGCAAACTGTCTGACAAGACGGTTGACAATTACAGGAAACAGATAGAATACCTGTTGCGGTATCTGGCAACGGAGCATCATATCACGATGCTGGAAGATGTGGAGCCGCGCCATATCAAGGGCTTTCTGATGGAAAAGACCAATGCGGGACGAAAGCCGCAATATGTCAACGACCTTCTGAAAGCGTATAAATGTTACTTTAAATATGCGTATGAAGAACATTACATAGACACCTTGCTGACAGAACGAATCAGGAACTTGCGCCAGCCAAAGGTAATCATCAAGACGTTTACCAACATTGAAATCAAAAAGATGATTGATTATTATAACGGTTTTGATTTCCTGACGCTACGGAACAAAGCCATCCTTTGTATGCTGTTTGATACGGGGATGCGCTTAAATGAAATCCTGACGTTACAGGATACGCAGTTAAAGCAGGATTTCATCTTGGTGCATGGCAAAGGAAATAAAGAGCGTGTTGTGCCGAAATCCCCATTCTTGGCAAAGGTACTGTTCAAGTATCTAAATGCGCGTAACAGCTATTTCCAATACCGCGTTTTGCCGCCTAATGTTTTTGTAAGCAGAAGGGCAAAACCGTTGACGCATGAAATGATAGAGCGTGTGGTGAAAGATGCGGGGAAGTTTGCGAAGGTCAGTAAGGAAGTGCGGATATCGCCGCATACCTGCCGCCATACTTACGCGCAGGTACAGTTAAGGAATGGACTTGACCTTTATACGCTATCCCGTTTGATGGGGCATGAAAGCATTGCAATTACACAGCGATATCTGGAAGGAATCAAAGATAGGGAAGTTGTGGAAGCGGCGATGAAGACAAGCCCGCTGATGAATCTTTGA
- a CDS encoding glyceraldehyde-3-phosphate dehydrogenase, whose protein sequence is MAIKVGINGFGRIGRLVFRAATKNANIQIVGINDPFIDPEYMEYMLKYDTVHGRFDGEVSHKADAIVVNGNEIKVFDKMNPSEIPWGQIGADYVVESTGVFTTKEKAQAHIDAGAKQVVISAPSADAPMFVMGVNNKTYDPSMTIVSNASCTTNCLAPLAKVINDNFGLVEGLMTTVHATTATQKTVDGPSKKDWRGGRAAAGNIIPSSTGAAKAVGKVIPELNGKLTGMSMRVPTLDGSVVDLTCRLGKDTTYEEVCAAVKKACEGELKGIMSYTEDAIVSSDILGDAHTSIFDATAGIALTGNFMKLISWYDNEWGYSNKVLDLISYIDTVK, encoded by the coding sequence ATGGCTATTAAGGTTGGTATTAACGGTTTTGGCAGAATCGGACGTTTGGTTTTCCGTGCGGCGACGAAAAACGCGAACATCCAGATTGTTGGAATCAACGATCCGTTCATCGATCCTGAGTATATGGAGTATATGCTCAAATACGATACGGTTCACGGCAGATTCGACGGCGAGGTTTCCCACAAGGCCGACGCTATCGTGGTAAACGGAAACGAAATCAAAGTATTCGACAAAATGAATCCGTCAGAAATCCCGTGGGGACAGATCGGCGCAGATTATGTTGTGGAATCCACAGGTGTATTCACAACAAAGGAAAAAGCGCAGGCTCATATCGATGCAGGTGCAAAACAGGTTGTTATTTCCGCTCCGTCGGCCGACGCTCCGATGTTTGTAATGGGTGTTAACAACAAGACATATGATCCGTCCATGACGATTGTCTCCAATGCGTCTTGCACGACGAACTGCCTTGCACCTCTGGCGAAAGTTATTAACGACAACTTCGGTCTCGTTGAGGGCCTTATGACGACGGTTCACGCGACGACGGCTACCCAGAAGACGGTGGACGGTCCTTCCAAGAAAGACTGGAGAGGCGGACGTGCCGCGGCCGGCAACATCATTCCTTCTTCCACAGGTGCTGCAAAAGCGGTTGGCAAGGTTATTCCGGAACTGAACGGTAAGCTGACGGGTATGTCCATGCGTGTTCCGACGTTGGATGGTTCGGTTGTTGACCTCACCTGCCGTCTTGGCAAAGACACGACTTATGAAGAAGTCTGCGCGGCTGTTAAAAAGGCTTGCGAAGGCGAACTGAAAGGCATCATGTCCTACACGGAAGACGCTATCGTTTCCAGCGACATCCTCGGCGACGCCCATACGTCCATCTTTGACGCGACGGCTGGTATCGCGCTTACGGGCAACTTCATGAAGCTGATTTCCTGGTACGACAACGAGTGGGGGTACTCGAACAAAGTGCTGGATTTGATTTCTTATATCGATACTGTGAAATAA